From the Mangifera indica cultivar Alphonso chromosome 10, CATAS_Mindica_2.1, whole genome shotgun sequence genome, one window contains:
- the LOC123227264 gene encoding uncharacterized protein LOC123227264 isoform X3, with protein sequence MEEMGEGRLKAMGSASAIAEPIKDLTTKTKEEGELSSSDDDEHPASSVGPSIGTVALPGGSPFTTTVTSNQTEGTGTVKTVSAGNPSSSIGIQSRTSIQPTNQKSFEKNRMKFKSGNPGWFPNSGLNNNLVISFSDGDSGSDTDDYQQEKTAVTKSNTTGVDSYEQRPAISVVKTRKIHQNTKNANKIIPKKLSSNRIFVSSITKNHGGGNSRDAERGSRGRNFNNPKKNLGSQEHGFDLRVGLKNSKLQDLRQQIALRETELKLKAAQQNKDMAVVQCRKDNAMNLGNEAARKYQSPSADVGQSEQKEPDKKRFKGSGSYSHQLTSDSLQEIPVATSIMPVKEPTLENSMHVRKKVDLIQKDISVSRRESSIVKQHKQDDKHIEAIPENVPRPEKDVADINSDKDRRPDPVVLNQMAAPENTISSSFAKNLDKMVVNHPITIGGHPSPIFCPNKATGEQNVIKSSDHCKPVSCDKTIDSSFHNLCQVSNASLWNCLADANVSGRGNMDVQSIIDMEELMDKELEEAQEHRRMCEIEERNALKAYRKAQRALIEANARCTKLYRQRELYSARFYSFMMDDSNLLWSSRLHEPVGNGLNLSNHVSENVDLIPASSHQVQSAYDGFNRPGYGSNIQCVNGAPLSTSYQHASRQNLGSEPCSEPDASTSEPLPHKTKKVFHGLSSLSNELNVSADENEETFPLDHEYVQHNFEDNQKEQTCEGRLIDKNSIAKEKSSIDGSKDSIKRDEATLRSEMFAQLGMRILSKNSGSCYNTEPSVERGPENDLGSDKMHTSNVSIPSSEGGQSQQHYIGGTDKPVRSFSETPVQSHDQCNAENISLEFHATTDFKENENCIRAHHSTAFVLFSPSVLRSVFGHLKVGSSVDILNMAENQHNHSHNFYGEEGACVNSNESLDWYLMGNSNQESLSSFFGRAYGSYTCNPFWPLCMYELRGKCNNDECPWQHVKDFSNGSMCQHQHDDSGSGSNYPNKDFCCLLLFAFIFYPFARADCQVESTIHQQGSIGTFKCHDNLTTPIYIVGLDILKADSHSYESIIAGRCGQCWQKCFSITLALSNMFQMDLPAEFLNTGDGRIEVCGGWNRQSSYFQSRDGIMNHLKQALPNNVQSVELALLFLNQEAGRLEGIKKALYVLSRALEADRSSEILWIVYLLIYHSNTVPYGRDDMFFHAVKHNEGSYGLWLMYINSRIQLDGRLDAYNDALSALCRHASSSEGDERHASACILDLFLQMVECLCMSGNIEKAIQKICGLFLAATSSKEAHSLLLSDILTCLTISDKLIFWVSCVYLVIYRKLPNAVVQRFECEKELLAIEWPSIHLLNHEKQRAVKLVETAVDSVESYFDGESPEIESNIRSRQLFAVCHVRCMVALDDLECSWNLLDKYIKLHPSCLELVLISVRLQKRDCGDSSFMGFEEALLKWPKEIPGIQCIWNQYAEYALLNGRPGFAKELMDRWFHSVWKVQYSEVDILGTRDGEISHGSLESTSASNLDFSASRENQMDVMFGLLNLSLHKLLQNHFNDAKLAIDKALKVASPEHFNHCVREHAMFLLTDKSGPKGDALLNLLKCYLDNAHSFPFSEPLPRHFINNMDKPRVRQLVTNLICPISTDFSLVNLILEVWYGPSLLPQMFSKLKDLVDFVEAIMEIVPSNYPLAFSVCKLLSGGDNPDHVSPASVLFWAASTLVTALFQAMPIAPEYVWAEAADILGNVSSINSISVRFFKKALSVYPFSLKLWKCYYNQSNSKGDKSFIVEAAREKGIELI encoded by the exons ATGGAGGAGATGGGTGAAGGTAGACTCAAAGCTATGGGCTCAGCTTCAGCGATTGCGGAGCCCATCAAAGATCTCACAACTAAGACCAAAGAAGAAGGCGAGCTCTCTTCATCAGACGACGAC GAACATCCTGCTAGCTCTGTTGGACCATCTATTGGTACTGTCGCCCTTCCTGGAGGGTCCCCATTTACTACTACTGTGACAAGCAACCAAACTGAAGGGACTGGGACAG TGAAGACAGTTTCGGCTGGTAATCCTTCCAGCTCCATTGGTATTCAGTCCCGAACTTCCATTCAGCCAACAAATCAAAAGAGTTTTGAGAAGAATCGAATGAAATTTAAATCTGGTAATCCTGGATGGTTTCCTAATTCAGGGCTGAACAATAACCTGGTGATAAGCTTCTCAGATGGAGACAGTGGCAGTGACACTGATGATTACCAGCAAGAAAAAACAGCTGTGACTAAATCCAACACAACTGGAGTGGATAGCTATGAACAACGACCTGCTATATCAGTGGTGAAAACACGTAAAATAcatcaaaatacaaaaaatgcaAACAAAATAATACCCAAGAAGTTATCTTCAAATCGCATATTTGTCTCCTCAATTACAAAAAATCATGGGGGAGGCAATTCCAGGGATGCAGAGCGAGGATCTCGAGGtagaaattttaataaccctaaaaaaaatttaggaagCCAAGAGCATGGTTTTGACCTAAGAGTGGGTTTGAAAAACAGTAAGCTTCAGGACTTGAGGCAGCAGATAGCACTTCGGGAAACTGAACTAAAGCTTAAAGCTGCCCAACAAAATAAAGATATGGCTGTTGTACAATGCAGGAAGGATAATGCTATGAATCTAGGCAATGAAGCAGCAAGGAAATATCAATCGCCTTCTGCTGATGTTGGACAGTCAGAACAAAAAGAACCTGACAAGAAACGCTTTAAAGGAAGTGGATCTTATTCTCACCAGCTAACTTCAGATAGCCTTCAAGAAATTCCTGTTGCAACATCTATTATGCCAGTGAAAGAGCCTACATTAGAGAACAGTATGCATGTCAGGAAAAAGGTTGATCTTATCCAGAAAGACATTTCTGTAAGCAGAAGAGAGTCAAGCATTGTTAAGCAGCACAAGCAGGATGATAAACATATTGAGGCTATACCAGAAAATGTACCGAGACCAGAGAAAGATg TTGCTGATATCAATTCTGATAAGGATAGGAGGCCTGACCCTGTTGTGTTAAACCAAATGGCAGCACCAGAAAATACAATATCCAGTTCTTTTGCAAAGAACTTA GATAAAATGGTAGTAAATCATCCGATTACAATTGGTGGACATCCTTCTCCAATTTTTTGTCCAAACAAAGCAACTGGAGAACAGAATGTAATAAAGAGCAGTGACCATTGTAAACCTGTATCTTGTGATAAGACAATTGATTCTTCGTTCCATAACTTATGCCAG GTGAGTAATGCAAGCTTGTGGAACTGTCTGGCTGATGCCAATGTCTCAGGGCGCGGAAATATGGATGTACAATCAATAATTGACATGGAGGAATTGATGGACAAAGAGCTGGAGGAAGCACAAGAGCACCGGCGCATGTGTGAAATTGAAGAAAGAAATGCTCTTAAAGCTTATCGTAAGGCCCAGAGGGCTTTGATTGAAGCTAATGCGAGATGTACTAAACTTTATCGCCAGAGAGAACTATATTCAGCCCGCTTTTATTCATTTATGATGGATGATTCGAACTTACTATGGTCTAGTAGGCTGCATGAACCTGTTGGGAATGGGTTGAATTTGTCAAATCATGTATCTGAAAATGTGGACTTAATCCCGGCATCGAGCCATCAGGTGCAATCTGCCTATGATGGATTTAATCGGCCAGGTTATGGTTCAAATATCCAATGTGTCAATGGTGCTCCACTCAGTACATCTTATCAGCACGCAAGCAGACAAAATTTGGGGTCTGAACCTTGCAGTGAGCCAGATGCTAGTACATCAGAGCCATTGCCTCATAAAACTAAGAAAGTTTTTCATGGACTAAGCTCTCTGTCCAATGAATTAAATGTTTCGGCTGATGAAAATGAAGAGACATTCCCCTTGGACCATGAATATGTTCAACACAACTTTGAAGATAATCAAAAGGAACAGACTTGTGAAGGAAGGCTAATTGACAAAAATAGCATTGCCAAGGAAAAGTCATCTATTGATGGTTCCAAGGATTCAATAAAGAGAGACGAAGCGACATTAAGGTCTGAGATGTTTGCACAGCTCGGAATGAGAATTTTGTCAAAGAATAGTGGTTCATGTTACAATACGGAGCCTTCTGTAGAACGAGGGCCTGAAAATGACCTTGGAAGTGACAAAATGCATACAAGTAATGTGAGCATTCCATCTTCAGAAGGAGGACAAAGCCAGCAGCATTATATTGGAG gcaCAGATAAGCCAGTAAGAAGTTTTAGTGAGACTCCTGTTCAGAGCCATGATCAGTGCAATGCTGAAAATATTTCATTGGAGTTTCACGCTACCACTGATtttaaggaaaatgaaaattgcATAAGAGCTCACCATTCAACagcttttgttttattttctccttCAGTTCTAAGAAGTGTGTTTGGTCATCTGAAAGTTGGATCATCGGTTGATATATTAAATATGGCTGAAAATCAACACAATCACTCTCATAACTTCTATGGTGAAGAGGGTGCTTGTGTCAACTCTAATGAATCTCTGGATTGGTATTTGATGGGAAACTCAAACCAGGAGAGTCTTAGTAGTTTCTTTGGGAGAGCATATGGCTCTTATACCTGCAATCCATTTTGGCCACTCTGTATGTATGAGCTTCGAGGAAAATGCAACAATGATGAATGTCCTTGGCAACATGTGAAGGACTTCTCAAATGGAAGTATGTGTCAGCATCAGCATGATGATTCTGGTAGTGGCAGTAATTATCCCAATAAAGATTTCTGTTGTCTTTTGCTTTTTGCTTTCATATTTTACCCATTTGCTCGTGCAGATTGTCAGGTTGAATCAACAATACATCAACAGGGTTCTATTGGTACTTTCAAGTGTCATGATAATTTGACTACACCAATTTATATAGTTGGTTTAGATATTTTGAAAGCTGATTCACATTCATATGAGTCTATTATAGCTGGAAGGTGTGGACAATGCTGGCAGAAGTGTTTCAGTATTACCCTAGCCTTATCAAATATGTTTCAGATGGATTTACCTGCAGAATTCTTGAATACTGGTGATGGACGTATTGAGGTGTGCGGGGGTTGGAATAGACAATCCTCTTATTTTCAGAGTAGAGATGGCATAATG AATCATCTTAAACAAGCTTTGCCTAATAATGTACAATCTGTGGAGTTGGCTCTTCTTTTTCTCAACCAGGAGGCTGGCAGATTAGAGGGTATAAAAAAG GCTCTCTATGTATTGTCACGAGCTCTTGAGGCAGATCGATCATCAGAAATTCTTTGGATTGTTTATCTGCTTATATATCACAGCAACACAGTGCCATATGGGAGGGACGACATGTTCTTTCATGCG GTCAAACACAATGAAGGATCTTATGGACTCTGGCTTATGTACATCAACAGTCGGATACAACTTGATGGTCGGTTGGATGCATATAATGATGCTCTTTCAGCACTCTGCCGCCATGCGTCTTCCTCTGAAGGAGATGAAAGGCACGCTAGTGCATGCATTTTAGACCTGTTTTTGCAGATGGTGGAGTGTTTGTGCATGTCTGGGAATATTGAGAAGGCCATCCAGAAAATCTGTGGACTCTTCCTTGCTGCAACAAGTTCTAAAGAAGCTCATAGTTTGTTGCTCTCTGATATCCTCACATGCTTAACCATTTCTGACAAACTTATATTCTGGGTTTCTTGTGTGTATTTAGTTATTTACAGGAAACTGCCTAATGCTGTTGTACAGCGGTTTGAATGTGAGAAAGAACTCCTTGCAATTGAGTGGCCTTCCATTCACTTGCTAAATCATGAGAAGCAGAGGGCTGTAAAGCTGGTAGAAACAGCAGTGGATTCTGTTGAATCTTATTTCGATGGTGAATCACCCGAGATTGAATCAAATATCAGATCAAGGCAACTTTTTGCTGTTTGCCATGTTAGGTGTATGGTGGCACTTGATGACTTGGAATGCAGTTGGAACTTGTTGGACAAATACATTAAGTTACACCCATCTTGCTTAGAGCTTGTTCTGATATCAGTGCGCTTGCAGAAGCGTGATTGTGGTGATTCCAGTTTTATGGGGTTTGAGGAAGCTCTGTTGAAGTGGCCTAAAGAAATCCCTGGAATTCAGTGTATCTGGAATCAATATGCTGAGTATGCCCTCCTGAATGGAAGACCTGGTTTTGCGAAAGAACTTATGGACCGTTGGTTTCACTCTGTTTGGAAGGTTCAATACTCTGAAGTTGACATTTTGGGTACCAGGGATGGCGAGATCTCTCATGGCTCACTAGAATCCACTTCAGCATCAAATCTAGACTTTTCAGCATCTCGTGAAAACCAAATGGATGTGATGTTTGGATTGCTTAATCTCTCTCTCCATAAGTTATTGCAGAACCATTTCAATGATGCTAAGTTAGCTATTGATAAGGCTTTGAAGGTTGCATCTCCTGAGCATTTTAATCATTGTGTTAGAGAACATGCCATGTTTTTGCTTACTGATAAGTCAGGACCGAAGGGAGATGCATTACTAAACCTTCTGAAGTGTTATTTGGACAATGCCcactcttttcctttctctgaACCGTTGCCTAGACACTTCATTAACAACATGGATAAGCCAAGAGTCCGACAGCTAGTTACTAACCTGATATGTCCAATATCAACTGATTTTTCTCTGGTGAATTTGATTCTTGAAGTGTGGTATGGTCCATCTCTTTTACCCCAAATGTTTAGTAAGCTAAAGGATCTAGTTGATTTTGTTGAAGCCATTATGGAGATTGTACCATCCAACTATCCATTGGCGTTTTCAGTTTGTAAGCTGCTTAGTGGAGGTGATAACCCTGACCATGTTTCACCGGCCAGTGTTTTGTTCTGGGCCGCCTCAACTTTGGTTACTGCACTTTTCCAAGCCATGCCTATTGCTCCAGAGTATGTATGGGCAGAAGCTGCAGATATTTTGGGCAATGTAAGCAGTATCAATAGCATCTCCGTGAGGTTCTTCAAGAAAGCCTTATCTGTATACCCATTCTCTCTCAAATTGTGGAAATGCTATTATAACCAATCTAACTCTAAAGGAGACAAGAGCTTCATTGTTGAAGCGGCAAGAGAAAAGGGTATAGAACTTATTTGA
- the LOC123227264 gene encoding uncharacterized protein LOC123227264 isoform X1 produces the protein MEEMGEGRLKAMGSASAIAEPIKDLTTKTKEEGELSSSDDDEHPASSVGPSIGTVALPGGSPFTTTVTSNQTEGTGTVKTVSAGNPSSSIGIQSRTSIQPTNQKSFEKNRMKFKSGNPGWFPNSGLNNNLVISFSDGDSGSDTDDYQQEKTAVTKSNTTGVDSYEQRPAISVVKTRKIHQNTKNANKIIPKKLSSNRIFVSSITKNHGGGNSRDAERGSRGRNFNNPKKNLGSQEHGFDLRVGLKNSKLQDLRQQIALRETELKLKAAQQNKDMAVVQCRKDNAMNLGNEAARKYQSPSADVGQSEQKEPDKKRFKGSGSYSHQLTSDSLQEIPVATSIMPVKEPTLENSMHVRKKVDLIQKDISVSRRESSIVKQHKQDDKHIEAIPENVPRPEKDGRTFSAVADINSDKDRRPDPVVLNQMAAPENTISSSFAKNLDKMVVNHPITIGGHPSPIFCPNKATGEQNVIKSSDHCKPVSCDKTIDSSFHNLCQVSNASLWNCLADANVSGRGNMDVQSIIDMEELMDKELEEAQEHRRMCEIEERNALKAYRKAQRALIEANARCTKLYRQRELYSARFYSFMMDDSNLLWSSRLHEPVGNGLNLSNHVSENVDLIPASSHQVQSAYDGFNRPGYGSNIQCVNGAPLSTSYQHASRQNLGSEPCSEPDASTSEPLPHKTKKVFHGLSSLSNELNVSADENEETFPLDHEYVQHNFEDNQKEQTCEGRLIDKNSIAKEKSSIDGSKDSIKRDEATLRSEMFAQLGMRILSKNSGSCYNTEPSVERGPENDLGSDKMHTSNVSIPSSEGGQSQQHYIGGTDKPVRSFSETPVQSHDQCNAENISLEFHATTDFKENENCIRAHHSTAFVLFSPSVLRSVFGHLKVGSSVDILNMAENQHNHSHNFYGEEGACVNSNESLDWYLMGNSNQESLSSFFGRAYGSYTCNPFWPLCMYELRGKCNNDECPWQHVKDFSNGSMCQHQHDDSGSGSNYPNKDFCCLLLFAFIFYPFARADCQVESTIHQQGSIGTFKCHDNLTTPIYIVGLDILKADSHSYESIIAGRCGQCWQKCFSITLALSNMFQMDLPAEFLNTGDGRIEVCGGWNRQSSYFQSRDGIMNHLKQALPNNVQSVELALLFLNQEAGRLEGIKKALYVLSRALEADRSSEILWIVYLLIYHSNTVPYGRDDMFFHAVKHNEGSYGLWLMYINSRIQLDGRLDAYNDALSALCRHASSSEGDERHASACILDLFLQMVECLCMSGNIEKAIQKICGLFLAATSSKEAHSLLLSDILTCLTISDKLIFWVSCVYLVIYRKLPNAVVQRFECEKELLAIEWPSIHLLNHEKQRAVKLVETAVDSVESYFDGESPEIESNIRSRQLFAVCHVRCMVALDDLECSWNLLDKYIKLHPSCLELVLISVRLQKRDCGDSSFMGFEEALLKWPKEIPGIQCIWNQYAEYALLNGRPGFAKELMDRWFHSVWKVQYSEVDILGTRDGEISHGSLESTSASNLDFSASRENQMDVMFGLLNLSLHKLLQNHFNDAKLAIDKALKVASPEHFNHCVREHAMFLLTDKSGPKGDALLNLLKCYLDNAHSFPFSEPLPRHFINNMDKPRVRQLVTNLICPISTDFSLVNLILEVWYGPSLLPQMFSKLKDLVDFVEAIMEIVPSNYPLAFSVCKLLSGGDNPDHVSPASVLFWAASTLVTALFQAMPIAPEYVWAEAADILGNVSSINSISVRFFKKALSVYPFSLKLWKCYYNQSNSKGDKSFIVEAAREKGIELI, from the exons ATGGAGGAGATGGGTGAAGGTAGACTCAAAGCTATGGGCTCAGCTTCAGCGATTGCGGAGCCCATCAAAGATCTCACAACTAAGACCAAAGAAGAAGGCGAGCTCTCTTCATCAGACGACGAC GAACATCCTGCTAGCTCTGTTGGACCATCTATTGGTACTGTCGCCCTTCCTGGAGGGTCCCCATTTACTACTACTGTGACAAGCAACCAAACTGAAGGGACTGGGACAG TGAAGACAGTTTCGGCTGGTAATCCTTCCAGCTCCATTGGTATTCAGTCCCGAACTTCCATTCAGCCAACAAATCAAAAGAGTTTTGAGAAGAATCGAATGAAATTTAAATCTGGTAATCCTGGATGGTTTCCTAATTCAGGGCTGAACAATAACCTGGTGATAAGCTTCTCAGATGGAGACAGTGGCAGTGACACTGATGATTACCAGCAAGAAAAAACAGCTGTGACTAAATCCAACACAACTGGAGTGGATAGCTATGAACAACGACCTGCTATATCAGTGGTGAAAACACGTAAAATAcatcaaaatacaaaaaatgcaAACAAAATAATACCCAAGAAGTTATCTTCAAATCGCATATTTGTCTCCTCAATTACAAAAAATCATGGGGGAGGCAATTCCAGGGATGCAGAGCGAGGATCTCGAGGtagaaattttaataaccctaaaaaaaatttaggaagCCAAGAGCATGGTTTTGACCTAAGAGTGGGTTTGAAAAACAGTAAGCTTCAGGACTTGAGGCAGCAGATAGCACTTCGGGAAACTGAACTAAAGCTTAAAGCTGCCCAACAAAATAAAGATATGGCTGTTGTACAATGCAGGAAGGATAATGCTATGAATCTAGGCAATGAAGCAGCAAGGAAATATCAATCGCCTTCTGCTGATGTTGGACAGTCAGAACAAAAAGAACCTGACAAGAAACGCTTTAAAGGAAGTGGATCTTATTCTCACCAGCTAACTTCAGATAGCCTTCAAGAAATTCCTGTTGCAACATCTATTATGCCAGTGAAAGAGCCTACATTAGAGAACAGTATGCATGTCAGGAAAAAGGTTGATCTTATCCAGAAAGACATTTCTGTAAGCAGAAGAGAGTCAAGCATTGTTAAGCAGCACAAGCAGGATGATAAACATATTGAGGCTATACCAGAAAATGTACCGAGACCAGAGAAAGATg GACGAACCTTTTCTGCAGTTGCTGATATCAATTCTGATAAGGATAGGAGGCCTGACCCTGTTGTGTTAAACCAAATGGCAGCACCAGAAAATACAATATCCAGTTCTTTTGCAAAGAACTTA GATAAAATGGTAGTAAATCATCCGATTACAATTGGTGGACATCCTTCTCCAATTTTTTGTCCAAACAAAGCAACTGGAGAACAGAATGTAATAAAGAGCAGTGACCATTGTAAACCTGTATCTTGTGATAAGACAATTGATTCTTCGTTCCATAACTTATGCCAG GTGAGTAATGCAAGCTTGTGGAACTGTCTGGCTGATGCCAATGTCTCAGGGCGCGGAAATATGGATGTACAATCAATAATTGACATGGAGGAATTGATGGACAAAGAGCTGGAGGAAGCACAAGAGCACCGGCGCATGTGTGAAATTGAAGAAAGAAATGCTCTTAAAGCTTATCGTAAGGCCCAGAGGGCTTTGATTGAAGCTAATGCGAGATGTACTAAACTTTATCGCCAGAGAGAACTATATTCAGCCCGCTTTTATTCATTTATGATGGATGATTCGAACTTACTATGGTCTAGTAGGCTGCATGAACCTGTTGGGAATGGGTTGAATTTGTCAAATCATGTATCTGAAAATGTGGACTTAATCCCGGCATCGAGCCATCAGGTGCAATCTGCCTATGATGGATTTAATCGGCCAGGTTATGGTTCAAATATCCAATGTGTCAATGGTGCTCCACTCAGTACATCTTATCAGCACGCAAGCAGACAAAATTTGGGGTCTGAACCTTGCAGTGAGCCAGATGCTAGTACATCAGAGCCATTGCCTCATAAAACTAAGAAAGTTTTTCATGGACTAAGCTCTCTGTCCAATGAATTAAATGTTTCGGCTGATGAAAATGAAGAGACATTCCCCTTGGACCATGAATATGTTCAACACAACTTTGAAGATAATCAAAAGGAACAGACTTGTGAAGGAAGGCTAATTGACAAAAATAGCATTGCCAAGGAAAAGTCATCTATTGATGGTTCCAAGGATTCAATAAAGAGAGACGAAGCGACATTAAGGTCTGAGATGTTTGCACAGCTCGGAATGAGAATTTTGTCAAAGAATAGTGGTTCATGTTACAATACGGAGCCTTCTGTAGAACGAGGGCCTGAAAATGACCTTGGAAGTGACAAAATGCATACAAGTAATGTGAGCATTCCATCTTCAGAAGGAGGACAAAGCCAGCAGCATTATATTGGAG gcaCAGATAAGCCAGTAAGAAGTTTTAGTGAGACTCCTGTTCAGAGCCATGATCAGTGCAATGCTGAAAATATTTCATTGGAGTTTCACGCTACCACTGATtttaaggaaaatgaaaattgcATAAGAGCTCACCATTCAACagcttttgttttattttctccttCAGTTCTAAGAAGTGTGTTTGGTCATCTGAAAGTTGGATCATCGGTTGATATATTAAATATGGCTGAAAATCAACACAATCACTCTCATAACTTCTATGGTGAAGAGGGTGCTTGTGTCAACTCTAATGAATCTCTGGATTGGTATTTGATGGGAAACTCAAACCAGGAGAGTCTTAGTAGTTTCTTTGGGAGAGCATATGGCTCTTATACCTGCAATCCATTTTGGCCACTCTGTATGTATGAGCTTCGAGGAAAATGCAACAATGATGAATGTCCTTGGCAACATGTGAAGGACTTCTCAAATGGAAGTATGTGTCAGCATCAGCATGATGATTCTGGTAGTGGCAGTAATTATCCCAATAAAGATTTCTGTTGTCTTTTGCTTTTTGCTTTCATATTTTACCCATTTGCTCGTGCAGATTGTCAGGTTGAATCAACAATACATCAACAGGGTTCTATTGGTACTTTCAAGTGTCATGATAATTTGACTACACCAATTTATATAGTTGGTTTAGATATTTTGAAAGCTGATTCACATTCATATGAGTCTATTATAGCTGGAAGGTGTGGACAATGCTGGCAGAAGTGTTTCAGTATTACCCTAGCCTTATCAAATATGTTTCAGATGGATTTACCTGCAGAATTCTTGAATACTGGTGATGGACGTATTGAGGTGTGCGGGGGTTGGAATAGACAATCCTCTTATTTTCAGAGTAGAGATGGCATAATG AATCATCTTAAACAAGCTTTGCCTAATAATGTACAATCTGTGGAGTTGGCTCTTCTTTTTCTCAACCAGGAGGCTGGCAGATTAGAGGGTATAAAAAAG GCTCTCTATGTATTGTCACGAGCTCTTGAGGCAGATCGATCATCAGAAATTCTTTGGATTGTTTATCTGCTTATATATCACAGCAACACAGTGCCATATGGGAGGGACGACATGTTCTTTCATGCG GTCAAACACAATGAAGGATCTTATGGACTCTGGCTTATGTACATCAACAGTCGGATACAACTTGATGGTCGGTTGGATGCATATAATGATGCTCTTTCAGCACTCTGCCGCCATGCGTCTTCCTCTGAAGGAGATGAAAGGCACGCTAGTGCATGCATTTTAGACCTGTTTTTGCAGATGGTGGAGTGTTTGTGCATGTCTGGGAATATTGAGAAGGCCATCCAGAAAATCTGTGGACTCTTCCTTGCTGCAACAAGTTCTAAAGAAGCTCATAGTTTGTTGCTCTCTGATATCCTCACATGCTTAACCATTTCTGACAAACTTATATTCTGGGTTTCTTGTGTGTATTTAGTTATTTACAGGAAACTGCCTAATGCTGTTGTACAGCGGTTTGAATGTGAGAAAGAACTCCTTGCAATTGAGTGGCCTTCCATTCACTTGCTAAATCATGAGAAGCAGAGGGCTGTAAAGCTGGTAGAAACAGCAGTGGATTCTGTTGAATCTTATTTCGATGGTGAATCACCCGAGATTGAATCAAATATCAGATCAAGGCAACTTTTTGCTGTTTGCCATGTTAGGTGTATGGTGGCACTTGATGACTTGGAATGCAGTTGGAACTTGTTGGACAAATACATTAAGTTACACCCATCTTGCTTAGAGCTTGTTCTGATATCAGTGCGCTTGCAGAAGCGTGATTGTGGTGATTCCAGTTTTATGGGGTTTGAGGAAGCTCTGTTGAAGTGGCCTAAAGAAATCCCTGGAATTCAGTGTATCTGGAATCAATATGCTGAGTATGCCCTCCTGAATGGAAGACCTGGTTTTGCGAAAGAACTTATGGACCGTTGGTTTCACTCTGTTTGGAAGGTTCAATACTCTGAAGTTGACATTTTGGGTACCAGGGATGGCGAGATCTCTCATGGCTCACTAGAATCCACTTCAGCATCAAATCTAGACTTTTCAGCATCTCGTGAAAACCAAATGGATGTGATGTTTGGATTGCTTAATCTCTCTCTCCATAAGTTATTGCAGAACCATTTCAATGATGCTAAGTTAGCTATTGATAAGGCTTTGAAGGTTGCATCTCCTGAGCATTTTAATCATTGTGTTAGAGAACATGCCATGTTTTTGCTTACTGATAAGTCAGGACCGAAGGGAGATGCATTACTAAACCTTCTGAAGTGTTATTTGGACAATGCCcactcttttcctttctctgaACCGTTGCCTAGACACTTCATTAACAACATGGATAAGCCAAGAGTCCGACAGCTAGTTACTAACCTGATATGTCCAATATCAACTGATTTTTCTCTGGTGAATTTGATTCTTGAAGTGTGGTATGGTCCATCTCTTTTACCCCAAATGTTTAGTAAGCTAAAGGATCTAGTTGATTTTGTTGAAGCCATTATGGAGATTGTACCATCCAACTATCCATTGGCGTTTTCAGTTTGTAAGCTGCTTAGTGGAGGTGATAACCCTGACCATGTTTCACCGGCCAGTGTTTTGTTCTGGGCCGCCTCAACTTTGGTTACTGCACTTTTCCAAGCCATGCCTATTGCTCCAGAGTATGTATGGGCAGAAGCTGCAGATATTTTGGGCAATGTAAGCAGTATCAATAGCATCTCCGTGAGGTTCTTCAAGAAAGCCTTATCTGTATACCCATTCTCTCTCAAATTGTGGAAATGCTATTATAACCAATCTAACTCTAAAGGAGACAAGAGCTTCATTGTTGAAGCGGCAAGAGAAAAGGGTATAGAACTTATTTGA